One Primulina huaijiensis isolate GDHJ02 chromosome 5, ASM1229523v2, whole genome shotgun sequence DNA segment encodes these proteins:
- the LOC140977678 gene encoding uncharacterized protein, with protein MCNFPENNYRNSLSFNTNTFYGIYVAGRIFILDVATYALLDSRATHSFISETFVKRLNIIPEDMGLRFKISIFSGDQMITSSIVKNMELQLQKDVVRADLNVLPMHEFDIILGMDRLSLNGNSIDFQQRLVSIQPPSGKSFVFEAARNKQMPHIISCMCARKLMRRGYQAFLACVTTTHAPVSQKLEDVEVVRDFPSVFPVDVSGISPDREV; from the coding sequence ATGTGTAATTTTCCAGAAAATAATTATAGGAATTCTTTAAGCTTCAACACTAATACATTTTATGGTATATATGTCGCAGGAAGGATATTCATTCTAGATGTAGCGACCTATGCGTTGCTGGACTCGAGAGCTACACACTCATTCATATCCGAGACATTCGTCAAGCGACTAAATATTATACCCGAGGATATGGGATTGCGCtttaaaatttctattttttccggtgatcaaatgatCACTTCGAGCATTGTGAAGAATATGGAGCTTCAATTGCAAAAAGacgtggttcgggcagatcttaacGTACTCCCAATGCATGAATTCGACATCATACTTGGCATGGATCGGCTATCATTGAATGGCAATTCGATAGATTTTCAGCAGAGGTTAGTGTCTATTCAACCACCCAGCgggaaatcttttgtctttgaggcagcgaggaacaagcaaatgccgcatatTATCTCTTGTATGTGTGCAAGAAAACTTATGAGACGAGGAtaccaagcttttctagcatgtgttacTACAACACATGCCCCTGTCAGTCAGAAACTAGAGGATGTTGAGGtcgtcagagactttcctagtgtctttcctgtggacgtttctggcatttcACCGGACAGAGAAGTGTAA
- the LOC140977872 gene encoding uncharacterized protein, which translates to MLHLAVHFAYEEIVVGPVHYQLMYPIERYVGKLKNFVRNRARPEANIAEAYLADECVVSCSRYLEGNNSFYINETRHKETSNFEFPSLPMFPQVGRPTKGHQVVTLDVKTLNQAHRYILSNCTMLNPYREEFKKELKREHRYGRRPTNFELDGLVRMQFASWFAKRVDRKNEQIDDLDLRALSCGPNYVAFCYHRFNINGFAFRTVESEQNKKIRIAGSWCSLLMIMMITSEPIMVD; encoded by the exons ATGCTGCATTTGGCGGTACATTTTGCATACGAGGAAATAGTAGTTGGACCAGTACATTATCAATTGATGTATCCAATAGAAAGATATGTTGGTAAGcttaaaaattttgttagaaATAGAGCACGGCCAGAGGCAAACATTGCAGAGGCATATTTGGCAGATGAATGTGTTGTATCTTGTTCTCGTTATTTAGAGGGCAATAACTCATTCTACATTAATGAAACAAGACACAAAGAGACATCAAATTTTGAGTTTCCTTCATTACCAATGTTTCCACAAGTAGGTCGACCTACGAAAGGGCACCAAGTAGTCACCTTGGATGTCAAAACTCTAAATCAAGCTCATAGATATATCCTTTCGAATTGTACAATGTTGAACCCATATCGTGA AGAATTTAAGAAAGAGTTGAAGAGAGAACATAGATATGGTCGTCGTCCAACTAATTTTGAATTGGATGGTTTGGTACGAATGCAATTTGCGAGCTGGTTTGCAAAAAGA GTTGATCGAAAAAATGAACAAATTGATGACTTAGATCTAAGAGCACTTTCATGTGGTCCCAATTATGTGGCATTCTGTTATCATAGGTTCAATATAAATGGTTTCGCATTTCGCACAGTGGAATctgaacaaaacaaaaaaatcagaatAGCGGGGTCATGGTGCAGTTTGCTCATGATAATGATGATCACGAGTGAACCTATTATGGTCGATTAA